The region GAACATACCGTCGTGGCCGATGAAGCGGATGGCGTTTCTCTTCTCATCGAAGCTGCGGCTCGGATTCGGAAATGACAGCGTCACAATCAGCGTGCCTCTGTTTCGCACGACGCGGGCCGCGCAGGTGCGGATAGGCTGACCCGCTCTTTCCAGCGCTCTATATTGCGACGGTTGAGAGACAACATGCCCTCGGTTGCGCCCGACCGGCTAAGTCCGACCATTGTGTTGCCGCCAATACGCGCCGGTACGCCTGTGAACACGTGATAGACCGTCCAGGAGCGGTCCGCTTCGATGCGGCGGCCGTATTGATGATCCGTCGTGTCGGGCGCTGGTGCTCCGCCTTCATCTTCCCAGATACTGATCGCAAGGGCATGTTGCCCGACTTCAGTTTCATTGCTGTGGGCGTTCATGGTGGTGGCCTTTTCATCAAAATTTTTCGGCGGTGTCGAGCCTGCTTGAATGGAGATTGTTCCCATCACCATCGATGATGGTCATGGCGTCCGGACGCTGCGGCATGTCGAGGGTCCGCAAAAGCTGCCGCGCAATCTCTCTCGCCTCGTCGAGATCGGCGGCTTCCGCGGTCTCGCGGCCGAGGACCGCATGCGCGTCGTCCGCATTCCGGATACGGTAGAACTCGATCACGATCTTCATCGCCATCCTCTCCGTTCTACAGAAGCGTCGTAGCTGTCAGTGCTTGCCCTTGCCGAGTGAGGCGTTGGCGTTCGTGGCGAGCTTAATCTGGTTGCCGAACTGGCTTTCAGGCTTGGGCGGAGCCTTTTCCTGTTTAGGCTTTCTCATTTCGCGATTGCTGCGTTTCTGTCCCTTGGCCATGGCTGAACGTCCTTTCGATGAGAGTGGCGCCGTCATCAGCAGACGACATGCGCACCGGTTCGAGGCCGTGCTGTGTCGTCACCCGTGCATGACGTTCGTCGTCGTTCCGGATGCGGTATTGCGGCGAACCTCCGCTTGGCGGGAGCGTTCCGGTGATGTGATAGATGTCCGCGGAAAGAGCCGGCCTACCAAACCCGCCCTTCAGTCGAACAGCTTGCCCAACGGCAAGTCCTCGATCGATTCCCCGCCACGGTCGACACGTTGTCTCCAGCAGGTTGCGGCGCATTGAAGCTGGGCAACCGGAAGGCGGACGTCTGCGTGGTGCGGTTGGTTATGGTAACGCCCCGCAGTAGCATGCGGAAGCGCTTGCCAGCGCCTCTTCCATCCGAACCGAAACGATTCCCAGGACTGCCAGTACATCCGTGGTCAGCGCCCGGGTGTCCATTCCAGGTTCGAACGAAGCGACATGCCGCGCCCGATCGGCGCTATCGAAAATTCGTGGTGAGTGGCGGGCCTCTGACACCGCGCAGCCAAATCGGCTAAATTCCAAATCGGCCGAATTAACAAGTTCTGTATATGGTTCACAATTGGGTTTTAAGCAAGGCGTTCGGCGTTTTGTTTTTGGCTGACATTAAGGTCGGGTCTCAATTGAATGCAATTGCCATACATACGGAATTCGTTTGGCCGATTTGGCTGCGCGGTGTCAGAGGCCTGCCATCCGCCGACCCCGCCGAATCTCAACGTCGCCAAGATCATAGATAGCGGTAACAGTTGCGAGAGGAACCAAGGAACATTGAGACGCGGGCAGCGTTTAGCCTCAGAGCCTTCATTCACCGGGAGGCGATGATGAGAACGCAATCCCGTAAGATACCGCCCGACGTGCGCGCGGCGATTGGTGCGTTTCTGAACGCATGTCAGAAAGAAGCGAGGCCATTCGCGACCCGAGAAGCCCTTGGTGCGGTGCGGCGCATTTTCCCTGATCTGGACATCTCGGATAAAGACCTCATGGATGCCATCACCAGCGAAGCATCCGTGGCGGGTTTCGATGTAGATCCCGCGGATACTGCTTCCGCGAGGCTGATAAGGGACGCTCTCGAAGAATGGGATAATAAAGGCGGCGCAATCGATAAACCGCCGCGCAGCGAAGCGCAGGGCAGGAGTGACGACGACACGGATGGCACGAGGCGGCGGGCAAGAGCGACCAAGGACCGGAATGAGCTGCTCTAGCACGGCTCCCTACCATGGCTGACCGCCTGCGGCGTCGCCATCTCTGTCAACCGGGCAGGGGCAGGCTGGCTGGCCAAAGGCTGGCGCGCAGTCCTGTTGACGCCGACCTGCTTCGGTCCAGCGGAAGAACGACTTCCCCCAGATTCTCCGGTTCCATGCGTCGTCGTCGACCGATCCGCGCGCAAAGGCGGAAAAGCGGGCTGAGAGCAACTGTTCCATTCCGATTTCAAGTGCCGGCCGGTGGCGTCGGCCGAGGCGAGATGCGGCAAGCCCCCGCACGGATCAGAATACGCCAAGAGAGCTGAGCAACGAGACGATGCCAACGATTACAATGACGATCTGGGCCATCTGCTTCATCGTCGAGTCAATCGGAAGTTTTTGCACGAGGTACAGCACCAGGGCGACAATAAGGACCGTGATCAGGATGCTGATTATGATGGACATGCCCCAGGTCCTTAGCCATTCCGGCAGTGAAGGCGTAGATATGGTTGAGTTCTGTAAAGGGAAGGGCGGCGTGGGCGCGGCACAGAGTGCTCGTGCCGATCCGTTCAGTGCGGGATCGGCACGTGAGCTCGGTCTCGTCGGTGTCGACGGCAAAGACGGCCAGCAGCTTCGCGGGTTCTGTCTTGCTTACATTCGCGCGCGCGTCGTGCCGGTCGCACGGAAACTCGGTGAAATTCTGGTCTTGGGTGAAGGTTCTGACCGGCCCGCCGTTGAGCTGCTTGAGCAGAGCATCAAGGACAGCCGTGTATATAAGCGCGGACTTCGCATGAGAATGGACTAGGTTCGCGGCGCCGCGCCTGTCGTGTAGATCATGCCGAGAGGTCTTGTCGGATCATTGAGTCCACCGAGCACGAGAAAACTTGTTGCCGCCCACCGCAGTAAGTCTCCTCTTGTGGTGGTGTCGCCGCCGGGGCGTTGCGCTTGGTGGACGCGATTGGAAGCGATTAGCGCGATTTGCCGCGGTCAAGCGTCAATGCGCGGTATGCATTGGTGGCGCTAGAAAGCTGTGAATTCCGTCACGCTTAATCGTAGCCAGAAATTCTTCAAAGGCCTCGCGATCGGTAGCGAACGAATCTTCCCATACGGTCGAGTATCCCTCTTGGTCGATGACCTCGAGCGTCCATTCTCCATTAGTATTGGCTGGCCGATATATGCCGATAATCACCATGACGCCGTCATCGACGAACTCGCCGGAGAATTCAGAAAACTCATATTGCTGTTCGCTTTCGGGCATCCTCGATTATAGCATGCGGAGGTGTGGCGGGCGAACACGGTTACTGGCTTGTCGGCACACGTGGACTGGGTGAAAAACACCGATCGCAAGAAGTTTGTCATTGCCGCCCTCTGGACAGCGACAACAAGCTGAAGTGACCAGTCGAACCGTGATGCGGGCGGCGGATTGCAGATAGACCCGACCGGGAAAGCGCGACCACCCGTGACCGCGGTCTACGCGCGGGGTGATCGCCCTTCATTGGGTCAAGCTATCAGACTGGTTGCTTTGATCTGCTGTTGGTGGCGATTCGTAGCCGGTAAACATGGTAGGCGTAGGCCGAAAAGCCCAAGTGAGCATGATGCTCATCGATACGAGGATTAGAGAGAACACAAGACGATACATGGCGCTTTCCTCCGTGATTGGAGCGCTGTGAATGCAGGTTTCAGCATTCGTCGCCATTGTCAGGTCAAGCATCTCTGGCGAGGAGACGCGCGAGAGCCTTGAGGCGGTCGTCGCATGGCAACGCGAACGGGAAGTATAGCACATTCCATGCTTGCAGTCCCGGGACATGGTCGCGCGGCAGCGTTGCGGCGTCAGATTATCAATTGGACTATATGGGAGAAGGGCGTCATCGCCCACTTGCCGCTATCATCCTTCGCCGTTTTGTAAATTATGAAGTCTCGGCCGACGGTGAACTTGCCGTGCATGGTGATCTCATTACCGGTTGAGAGAATTGCTCGAAGTTCGTTTGCGTGGGATTGCTCGATTTGGCCACTGATCAGGTCGGCGAGGACCTGATCTAAAGTGTCCGGTTTTGTGTCAGTCATTGGAAGCCCCAGAGCGTGTTGCGATTGACGGTGTTAATGGCGCCATAAACCGAGACCGTAGGCAAGGACTGCCGTCGATCTCCGGTCGTTATCTTGAGTGCGTCTTCGCCTTCACCCTGAGCAAGGAACTGGGCCAGCGCCGAGAGCAACGCTTCCGCGGCCTGCCAATCGAGGGTGATCTCAACGACCTCGTCTGTGTCTGTAACAAGCTCGAGGGTCGGGTCGACACCACGTCAATGTCATTGTCGTGGTGATGCGTGGTCAGGCGCCGTTACTCATCCTGATTCCTATTTAAGTGCTGCGTTGGGCCCGCATGATTGAGGCCTTCGTTTCAAGCTCGTTCACAAGTGGATGGTTCTCAACGTCAACGGGTAGCGTGATAACGTCGGTAAGGTCGAACGCAAGGGACACCGCGTCCGAGCGAACGATACTGCCAGCCACAACCTGGTAGTTAAAGTGCCGACCGCCAGACATCGAGGCGAGCTTGCCGCCGCGTGTCTCCCACACTGACTGAACTCCAAGCGTTTGGTTGTTGATGCCGTAGTGCACCCTGATAATTTCGTTCTGGTAATCCTTGGTGCTTTTTCTCGGCGGCATGGTGACCTCCTCGTTGGCCTAGAAGAACCACGTTACAGCGTCCTCCATCTCATCAAGACCTCCCCACGCTGACATCCGGTTCCTCTGGACCGTTGTCGCGAACAGTCGCAAGGGCCGCCTGCGCGCCCGGTCAGATGTCACGGCTCGGTTTCAATCTCGACAAGGCGGCGTTCTTTGATCCGCAAAGCGAGAAGCGGATCGCATGAGACAGAGACAGGAACGCTCAGTCCGACATCGTTATCATAGTTACGAAGCAGGATATACGCATGCCTGCTACTGAGACGGGTCGCCAGTTTTCAATGGAGATCAAAGCGACATCTAAACTTGATTAGCTGATTGCGCGTCTAACAAGATCCCAGTGAGCGGGGGCTTTGTGTGTCTGCTCTTCGACTGCAATGGCAATAACTTTAGTCGTTTCGGCAAAAAGGCTGATAGTGCATAAATCCGGTCTGTGTTCGTAGCATCGATGGGTCGCGATCGTCGCCGATCGCGACCACACCTGTTTTCAGATTTGTTTTACAAGCAATGCCGCCGTCGGGCATGCCGCGGACGGCGCCTGGCGCGGCGCTCCGGCAGATGGCGCCACAGCTTGATATCATGGCCATCTGCCGAGTACGCGAACTGGTAGATCGTCTCATGACTAACGGAGATCGGGATGACGCTCCAACCGCATCCGGCCAGCGATCTGTTGCGGCGACCAACCATGCATGATCCGCTCGACCACCGAACGGCGCATCTGCGAGAAGCGGACGAGCTTGCGCAGCTTGGCGCGACGCTCACGCGCCATCTCATTGGCGGTAACGCAAAAGTAGCCGCTGAGGTCCGGCATCTGCGGATCCTCGAACGCTTTGCGTCGCAAGTCGCGGAAAATCGTCGAGCGATGCCGTCCGAGTTTGTCGACAATGGCGTTGACGCTGATGCCTGCCATTCGCCATCGAGCAATCTTGCGGCGTTCATCCATATTGATCTGGGAGTAGATGGATCTCATGGGCCATTCCTTGCAACTGATGATGAACTCCGTCCGCCGTCCCGGTTGCGATTGCTCGGGTTTCTCCGTCGACAGGTTAATGCATCGGCGATTTGAAAGGGGGTTCATTTCCCGGTACACCATTTGACCTTTTACAAATCACATAAATATAATATATATCAGTACGTTATCTTTATACCTTAATTCACGATGTAGAAATTAAAACGTCATGAGGGATTGGAGAAGAGGCCGGGCATGCCACAGCGAGACACTGATCCTGCGAGGCCCTGTCAACCCGGAGCGACGCGTGCTAGATCAATTGCAACGGATGCGCCGGCGTGCGGCGTGCTCGCAATCTTCATCAGGCAAGGGCGATCACGATGAGACAACTCAGTGAAGAGGGCCGACGGATCCTGGGAGAGATTGCAGAGCGGTACGGGGTCAGCCTCGGCGCGGTGGAACACCTTCTGATGGCGATTATCGCCGGGCAGGGGGCACAGGCCCAGTTCAACCATCCCGATCTGGGCGGAATGGGGCAATGGTCGCAGGGCGGCATGATCATGGTCGGCGACATGTTCAACAATGCGCTGAAGGCGAACGTGGCCGGGATTTGTTCCGAGCTTGCGACCTTGGTGCGCGCCATGGATTTGCTACGCCCGCAGACGTCGCACCAGTCCCAATATCAAGGTCAGGGCGGCGGCGTCAGCCTGTTCGTGCCTGGCGCCCTGTCGGCTGGGAACTGGTGGCCCGAGGAGCTCGGGCATCCTGCCTCGACCGGGGCGCAGAATGACCTGCGCTATGCCTTTTTCCCGACAACCCAACGGCTGGCGATCGATATCGGCGGCCGGGTTACGGTCTATGACACGAAGGACCATCGCATTGGCGGGTTCTCGCAACAGCAAAGCGGCGACCAGTCGCTGAGCTTTACCTCTCAGTATGGGCTGGTGAAAATTTCGGAACTGGATGTGGTACGGCAGGGCGGCAAGGAACCGGCGGACACGCCGGCTACTGCAACATCCGCCGCCACGGCTGCGCCGTCGATATTCCCATCGTCCGCGCCGGAATCCGCCGGGCCACAACAAGTGGCACGTCCAGCACCGGAGGCGCTTCGGTCCGATGAGGACATCTTCGACAAGATCGAACGCCTCGCGGCACTTCATGCGAAAGGCATTCTCACGGATCAGGAATTCGAAGCCAAGAAGTCGGAGTTGCTCAGCCGACTATAGCATCTGATGAACGGGGCTTGCCACACGGAGGTCAATGGAAGGCTTCCATCGAGCCGCGCCGGGCGATCAGGACCGTCAATGACCTCCGACAAAACGCGATCCGCTGCAGGTCGCGCTCGCTCATCGCAATCAATCCCATCCGCAATCTCCCACGTCATTGAAAACGCGGGGAGAGTGACATTCTTACTTTGCAGGAACAGGACACTTTAACTTTGCGGCTACATGGCGTGTGGCGGCCATGTTGAAATGTCCGCTGTGGCGCAAAGTAGAAATGTCACTTTGGATACGTCTTCAGCCATTTAGAAATACGACACTCGGCATCTCCACTTGCGCTGAGGCAAGCCCCCGACCGGACCGGCTGGGCCGGGTTGCAAGGGAAGGGAGGGGGCGGCTGAAGGGCACCCCTTCGGCTTTAGCTTTCTCAGTTTCATTTATTGCGTTCCTGGTAGATGTTGCAGGCAGCTGTATGTGCTGGGCCAGGATCTCGCGATGCTTCCGGAAATCAGGCTGATGGGTGATGTCGATGTAGCCGCGCTGTCGCCGCTGCTTCGCGGGATGATCGTGACGATATCCTATGCCGACACTCACAATGGCATTGGATTAACAGCGACGGGCGCCATGAATCGCAAGTTCGTGCACTGGGCCGCCGTTCATTTCGATTGGCCCGGGTACACATTCGAAGACCTGTACAGGATGAATAAGGTCCTCAATGAAGCCGACATGCCGCCGCTCTGGGTGGTACGGGATATGGTCCGACATCTAAAGCTTCTTCGCCGGAAAAAAGACGTCCTGCTGCCCACAAAACGTGGCCAGGACTTTTTGGCGAGACCGCAGGCCTTCTTCGATCTGATCGCGACGGATTACCTTTATGCTTATATCCACCACGGGCAGACGCAGGAGGCTGTCCGCAATCGGATGCGTTGGTGGCACGTCTTTCTCAATCTTATCAATATGAAAGCAGAAACGGGCTGTTCGTTGGACGAACTGGCGAACGAGCTATACCCGAGCGAATCGTACCCGGAGCCAGCAGAAATGACTGTCGAAACCTGGGCGGAAAGGTCGGCGCTCCGCTACGATATCATTCGCCCGCTGTGCTGGCTGGGATTGCTGCACGAAGAACGCGAGGGGCTGACTATTTGGCAGCACGGAACCTACCACAAGACACCCTTGTGGCCTGCCTGTTTAAAGCTGGAATCAAACATGCATTCCGAGTTTATTCTCCATTGAACTGTGCCGGGTAGGGTTGCCCTTGCTCCACCGCACTTTGCTGGGAAAGCGCCTGCCGCCGCCGAGCAATGATCGCGGGATCGTTCATGAAATCCGTCCGCTTGCCCGGCTTGCGACCGCGCGGCGTGTAGCCAATCTTCTCGCTGTTGGTCTTCACCTTCGGCGCCGGCCGCTCGTCCTGGCGCTCCTTGATATAGGCCAGCACATCGGAAAGCCGCTTGTTCTCGGTGATCGCCGCATGCGTCACCCGCTGGTCCTTGTCGAACACCCGGCAGGGCAGGGAATGCCCCTTCCAGCGCACATCCAGCCGGCCATCGGCGAAAGCGTAGGTCTCGACATAGCGTCCGACCAACCCACGCGTCACCTCGTTCTCTTCCAGCATGATCCGCTGGCGCTCGTAGGAGAACGTCAGTTGCGCACCGACATAACGCTGCTCACGTTTGCACAGGACCTCGCGCAGCCGATCCGGGGCAAGGTTCATCGGCCGGTGCAGGTCATCAGGCCGGGCAGGGGAAATGGCAAACTGCCGGTTATAGCGCTCCATGAACCGAGGCAGGAAAGCGTTGCCGTCGTCCATCCCGCAGATGCCCTCCAGACGCAGATCCTTGATCAACCGATCCTGTAGCGTCCGGTTCATCCGCTCGACCCGGCCCTTCGCCTGGCTCGAGTTTGCGCAAAGAATCTCGATGTTTAGCTCTGAAAGCGCACGCCCGAACTGCGTCATGCCCTGGCCGCCCTTGGCGTCTTTCTTCGCCACCCGGAACACCGAATGCTTGTCGGAATAGAAGGCGACCGGAGCACCATGCGCCTTCAGATAGAGCTCCAGCGCCTCGAAATACGTAAACGCGCTTTCCGATCGTACGAAGCGCAACTGCATCAGCTTGCCGGTCGCATCATCGATGAACACCAGCAGCGAACATGGGGCACCGCGATCTTCGAACCAGCGATGCTCGGAACCGTCGATCTGCACCAGTTCACCATAGGCCTCGCGCCGCGGCCGCGGCTGGTGAAAGGTGCGGCGCTGCTTGCGCGACAGCCACAGACCGGCCGCCGCCATCCATTGGCGCAAGGTCTCGCGCGACACCGTCAGCCCGTCGCGCTCGGCAAGCTTCTCGGCCGCCAGTGTCGGACCAAAGTCCGCATAGCGCTCGCGCACGATCGCCATGGCATAATCGCGCACGCCGTCGCAAATCCGGTTGTTCGATGGGCGGCCGATCGCTCTGTGCCGGATCGATGCCGCACCATCCGTCCGGATCCGCTCCAGGAGCCGGCGAACCTGACGC is a window of Sinorhizobium numidicum DNA encoding:
- a CDS encoding Thivi_2564 family membrane protein, translated to MSIIISILITVLIVALVLYLVQKLPIDSTMKQMAQIVIVIVGIVSLLSSLGVF
- a CDS encoding SHOCT domain-containing protein; amino-acid sequence: MRQLSEEGRRILGEIAERYGVSLGAVEHLLMAIIAGQGAQAQFNHPDLGGMGQWSQGGMIMVGDMFNNALKANVAGICSELATLVRAMDLLRPQTSHQSQYQGQGGGVSLFVPGALSAGNWWPEELGHPASTGAQNDLRYAFFPTTQRLAIDIGGRVTVYDTKDHRIGGFSQQQSGDQSLSFTSQYGLVKISELDVVRQGGKEPADTPATATSAATAAPSIFPSSAPESAGPQQVARPAPEALRSDEDIFDKIERLAALHAKGILTDQEFEAKKSELLSRL
- a CDS encoding ISNCY family transposase, which produces MGLIAMSERDLQRIEVLSKVVDGRMTLVSAAHVLGLSTRQVRRLLERIRTDGAASIRHRAIGRPSNNRICDGVRDYAMAIVRERYADFGPTLAAEKLAERDGLTVSRETLRQWMAAAGLWLSRKQRRTFHQPRPRREAYGELVQIDGSEHRWFEDRGAPCSLLVFIDDATGKLMQLRFVRSESAFTYFEALELYLKAHGAPVAFYSDKHSVFRVAKKDAKGGQGMTQFGRALSELNIEILCANSSQAKGRVERMNRTLQDRLIKDLRLEGICGMDDGNAFLPRFMERYNRQFAISPARPDDLHRPMNLAPDRLREVLCKREQRYVGAQLTFSYERQRIMLEENEVTRGLVGRYVETYAFADGRLDVRWKGHSLPCRVFDKDQRVTHAAITENKRLSDVLAYIKERQDERPAPKVKTNSEKIGYTPRGRKPGKRTDFMNDPAIIARRRQALSQQSAVEQGQPYPAQFNGE